A stretch of Episyrphus balteatus chromosome 2, idEpiBalt1.1, whole genome shotgun sequence DNA encodes these proteins:
- the LOC129911536 gene encoding serine/threonine-protein phosphatase Pgam5, mitochondrial isoform X1, with amino-acid sequence MVVWTRLHRFSAIAAGAGAGLATYYYHKLSEKENVVHNSWTTIDHKLINPCSIWNKAWDCRDPKSLVRPPKNDSAEEQNRYNAAIEACRPKATRHIILVRHGEYLDAGEEDDTHHLTARGRAQATLTGKRLKELNITWDNVIASTMVRAQETANLVLNEIDFDPKKKKNCPYLREGAPIPPQPPIGHWKPEQSQFFRDGARIEAAFRRYFHRANANQEHDSYTMIVGHGNVIRYFVCRALQFPSEAWLRLSINHASITWLSIGPTGRVTIKTLGDSGHIPANLLTFKIPRDSGKFV; translated from the exons aTGGTAGTTTGGACACGACTGCACCGCTTTTCAGCAATCGCCGCTGGAGCTGGAGCCGGTCTTGCAACCTACTACTACCACAAACTATCCGAAAAAGAAAACGTGGTACATAACTCTTGGACCACCATTGACCACAAACTCATTAACCCCTGCTCAATTTGGAACAAAGCCTGGGATTGCCGTGATCCCAAAAGTCTTGTTCGTCCGCCCAAAAACGATTCAGCCGAAGAACAAAATCGTTACAATGCAGCTATCGAAGCTTGCCGTCCGAAAGCCACACGACATATCATTTTAGTCCGCCATGGAGAATATTTAGATGCAGGCGAAGAAGATGATACCCATCATCTAACTGCCAGAGGACGAGCTCAAGCAACACTAACAGGCAAGCGCCTCAAAGAGCTCAATATTACCTGGGACAATGTAATTGCTTCGACAATGGTACGAGCTCAAGAAACGGCCAATTTAGTGTTGAATGAGATCGACTTTGACCCCAAGAAGAAAAAGAACTGCCCGTATTTGCGTGAAGGAGCACCGATTCCTCCTCAGCCGCCAATAGGTCATTGGAAACCAGAACAATCG CAGTTCTTCCGCGACGGAGCTAGAATTGAAGCAGCATTTCGAAGATATTTTCATCGTGCCAATGCTAATCAGGAGCACGATTCGTACACTATGATTGTGGGGCATGGCAATGTCATTCGTTATTTTGTTTGCAGAGCTTTGCAATTTCCATCTGAAGCTTGGTTGCGATTAAGCATAAATCATGCTTCAATTACTTGGTTGTCGATTGGACCAACTGGACGTGTTACCATCAAAACACTTGGTGATTCTGGACACATCCCAGCTAATCTGCTGACATTTAAAATTCCAAGAGATTCTGGAAAGTTTGTATGA
- the LOC129911536 gene encoding serine/threonine-protein phosphatase Pgam5, mitochondrial isoform X2, protein MVVWTRLHRFSAIAAGAGAGLATYYYHKLSEKENVVHNSWTTIDHKLINPCSIWNKAWDCRDPKSLVRPPKNDSAEEQNRYNAAIEACRPKATRHIILVRHGEYLDAGEEDDTHHLTARGRAQATLTGKRLKELNITWDNVIASTMVRAQETANLVLNEIDFDPKKKKNCPYLREGAPIPPQPPIGHWKPEQSFFRDGARIEAAFRRYFHRANANQEHDSYTMIVGHGNVIRYFVCRALQFPSEAWLRLSINHASITWLSIGPTGRVTIKTLGDSGHIPANLLTFKIPRDSGKFV, encoded by the exons aTGGTAGTTTGGACACGACTGCACCGCTTTTCAGCAATCGCCGCTGGAGCTGGAGCCGGTCTTGCAACCTACTACTACCACAAACTATCCGAAAAAGAAAACGTGGTACATAACTCTTGGACCACCATTGACCACAAACTCATTAACCCCTGCTCAATTTGGAACAAAGCCTGGGATTGCCGTGATCCCAAAAGTCTTGTTCGTCCGCCCAAAAACGATTCAGCCGAAGAACAAAATCGTTACAATGCAGCTATCGAAGCTTGCCGTCCGAAAGCCACACGACATATCATTTTAGTCCGCCATGGAGAATATTTAGATGCAGGCGAAGAAGATGATACCCATCATCTAACTGCCAGAGGACGAGCTCAAGCAACACTAACAGGCAAGCGCCTCAAAGAGCTCAATATTACCTGGGACAATGTAATTGCTTCGACAATGGTACGAGCTCAAGAAACGGCCAATTTAGTGTTGAATGAGATCGACTTTGACCCCAAGAAGAAAAAGAACTGCCCGTATTTGCGTGAAGGAGCACCGATTCCTCCTCAGCCGCCAATAGGTCATTGGAAACCAGAACAATCG TTCTTCCGCGACGGAGCTAGAATTGAAGCAGCATTTCGAAGATATTTTCATCGTGCCAATGCTAATCAGGAGCACGATTCGTACACTATGATTGTGGGGCATGGCAATGTCATTCGTTATTTTGTTTGCAGAGCTTTGCAATTTCCATCTGAAGCTTGGTTGCGATTAAGCATAAATCATGCTTCAATTACTTGGTTGTCGATTGGACCAACTGGACGTGTTACCATCAAAACACTTGGTGATTCTGGACACATCCCAGCTAATCTGCTGACATTTAAAATTCCAAGAGATTCTGGAAAGTTTGTATGA